A stretch of Aerococcaceae bacterium zg-252 DNA encodes these proteins:
- the rpmI gene encoding 50S ribosomal protein L35 — protein sequence MPKQKTHRGLAKRVKRTGTGKLKRAKAYRSHLAPRKTTKQKRHLRKSGLVHATDYKRVKQMISAL from the coding sequence ATGCCAAAACAAAAAACTCACCGCGGATTAGCTAAACGTGTTAAACGTACAGGTACAGGAAAATTAAAACGTGCTAAAGCATACCGTAGCCACTTAGCACCACGTAAAACTACTAAACAAAAACGTCACTTACGTAAATCAGGTTTAGTTCACGCAACAGATTACAAGCGTGTTAAACAAATGATTTCAGCACTATAA
- a CDS encoding YkuJ family protein: MKPSVLAGVIQRLTSMINSGNEVEARRFEVEGVEKCLVTYYVESDSFEMTDRATNSVYQFDDIDLVAMEIYELLSE, from the coding sequence ATGAAACCTTCTGTATTAGCTGGTGTTATCCAACGTTTAACATCAATGATCAACTCAGGAAATGAAGTAGAGGCCCGCCGTTTTGAAGTTGAGGGTGTGGAAAAATGTTTAGTTACTTATTATGTAGAGAGCGATTCATTTGAAATGACAGACCGTGCAACTAATAGTGTTTATCAGTTTGATGATATTGATTTAGTTGCTATGGAAATTTATGAATTATTGTCAGAATAA
- a CDS encoding YqeG family HAD IIIA-type phosphatase, translated as MNLQPKWRINSVYDIQPIELVNRGYRAAIVDLDNTLIASHSTTVTSEMKQWITKARECGLQLYILSNNRERRARTILQPLGLSYTADALKPRKFGFQQALSFFQMPKEKVIVVGDQLLTDLIGAKRMEMDIILVKPLVKKDNVYTWVNRTIERLIYRAIGINRHEDWGNTLE; from the coding sequence ATGAATTTACAGCCGAAATGGCGTATTAACTCAGTCTATGATATTCAGCCGATAGAGTTGGTGAATCGTGGTTATCGAGCAGCGATTGTTGACTTGGATAATACTTTAATTGCATCGCATAGCACGACCGTAACATCTGAAATGAAGCAATGGATAACTAAGGCTCGAGAGTGTGGTTTGCAGTTATACATATTATCGAATAATCGTGAGCGACGTGCACGAACTATTTTGCAACCTTTAGGTTTGTCTTATACAGCAGATGCGTTAAAGCCAAGAAAATTTGGGTTTCAACAGGCACTAAGTTTTTTTCAAATGCCGAAAGAGAAAGTCATCGTTGTTGGCGACCAACTATTAACGGACTTGATAGGTGCTAAACGAATGGAAATGGATATTATTTTGGTTAAACCATTGGTCAAGAAAGATAATGTTTATACATGGGTAAATCGGACGATTGAGCGTTTAATATACAGAGCGATTGGAATTAATCGACACGAAGATTGGGGGAATACACTTGAGTGA
- the ptsP gene encoding phosphoenolpyruvate--protein phosphotransferase, producing the protein MSTVKLTGIAASDGIAIAPVYLLTEPDLSFETKQTEDSQLEIARLDAAYAQAITEVSKIRDIAKESLGAEEAQVFEAHLLVLQDPEFTDQVKNHIQTEKVNAEAALHQVSTFFINLFAGMEDNPYMQERAADIKDVSERVLAALLGVKLPSPATIDEEVIVIAHDLTPSDTAQLNKQFVKAFVTNIGGRTSHSAIMARSLEIPAIVGTKNVTEIVKDGDVLIVDALEGVVLVNPTQDEIAEYQAKAAAYDAQKAEWEKLVAAPSVTKDGHHVEIAANIGTPKDVKGVLENGAEGVGLYRTEFLYMDASDFPTEDEQYEAYKTVLESMEGKGVVVRTMDIGGDKELPYLTLPHEMNPFLGYRAIRISLDRKDMFKTQLRALLRASVHGNLRIMFPMIATLAEFRSAKAILDETKAELVKEGVAVSDAIQVGIMIEIPAAAVLAHQFAKEVDFFSIGTNDLIQYTMAADRMNEQVSYLYQPYNPSILTLIKHVIDSSHKEGKWTGMCGEMAGDQTAVPLLLGMGLDEFSMSATSVLKTRSLISKLNLSDMQALADKAINECTTADEVVALVNAAVEAANA; encoded by the coding sequence ATGAGTACAGTGAAACTAACTGGGATTGCAGCGAGTGATGGCATTGCTATTGCTCCTGTTTATCTTTTAACCGAACCTGATTTAAGTTTTGAAACCAAACAGACCGAAGATAGCCAATTAGAAATTGCACGTTTGGATGCTGCCTATGCTCAAGCAATTACAGAAGTTTCAAAAATTCGTGATATTGCGAAAGAATCATTAGGCGCAGAAGAAGCGCAAGTATTTGAGGCACATTTATTAGTTTTACAAGATCCTGAATTTACGGATCAAGTAAAAAATCATATTCAAACTGAAAAAGTAAATGCAGAAGCAGCATTACATCAAGTATCGACTTTCTTTATTAATTTATTTGCTGGTATGGAAGATAATCCTTATATGCAAGAGCGTGCAGCAGACATCAAAGATGTTTCTGAACGTGTATTAGCAGCATTATTAGGTGTGAAATTACCAAGCCCAGCAACAATTGATGAAGAAGTAATTGTTATCGCTCATGATTTAACACCAAGTGATACGGCACAATTGAATAAACAATTTGTTAAAGCATTTGTGACAAATATTGGTGGACGTACATCGCATTCTGCTATCATGGCACGTTCATTAGAAATACCAGCGATTGTAGGTACAAAAAATGTTACTGAAATCGTTAAAGACGGCGATGTATTAATCGTTGATGCGTTAGAAGGTGTTGTTTTAGTGAACCCAACGCAAGATGAAATCGCTGAATATCAAGCGAAAGCAGCTGCCTATGATGCACAAAAAGCAGAATGGGAAAAATTAGTGGCTGCACCGTCTGTTACAAAAGACGGACATCATGTTGAAATAGCTGCCAATATCGGAACACCTAAAGATGTCAAAGGTGTTTTAGAAAATGGTGCTGAAGGTGTTGGTTTATACCGTACTGAATTCTTATATATGGATGCATCAGATTTTCCAACTGAAGATGAGCAATACGAAGCATACAAAACTGTATTGGAATCAATGGAAGGTAAAGGTGTTGTCGTTCGTACAATGGATATCGGTGGGGATAAAGAGTTACCTTACTTAACATTGCCACACGAAATGAACCCATTCTTAGGTTATCGTGCGATTCGTATTTCATTAGACCGTAAAGATATGTTTAAAACACAATTGCGTGCTTTATTGCGTGCGTCTGTACATGGTAACTTGCGTATTATGTTCCCAATGATTGCGACATTAGCAGAATTCCGTTCAGCTAAAGCAATCTTAGATGAAACTAAAGCAGAATTAGTAAAAGAAGGTGTAGCTGTTTCAGATGCTATTCAAGTAGGTATCATGATTGAAATTCCTGCAGCAGCAGTATTGGCACATCAATTTGCTAAGGAAGTAGATTTCTTCTCAATCGGAACAAATGATTTAATTCAATATACAATGGCTGCAGACCGTATGAATGAACAAGTGTCATACTTGTATCAACCGTATAATCCGTCTATCTTAACATTAATCAAACATGTCATTGATTCTTCTCATAAAGAAGGTAAATGGACAGGTATGTGTGGTGAGATGGCGGGAGATCAAACAGCTGTGCCATTATTATTAGGTATGGGATTAGATGAGTTCTCAATGAGTGCTACAAGTGTATTAAAAACTCGTAGCTTAATTAGTAAATTGAACTTATCTGATATGCAAGCATTAGCTGATAAAGCAATTAATGAATGTACAACAGCTGATGAAGTTGTTGCCCTAGTAAACGCAGCCGTTGAAGCTGCAAATGCATAA
- a CDS encoding Ohr family peroxiredoxin: MKKIHTTKMINTGGRVGEVHSPDNSIAFQVVQPGQKVAGATNPEQLFAAGYSACFNGALSAVMAERNIEGKAVISANVSLYAVSDRKLPDVKLGVAIEGAIEGVDLETAQALLDEAHQVCPYSRAVDGNIEVTVKAVASI; the protein is encoded by the coding sequence ATGAAAAAAATCCATACAACAAAAATGATTAATACTGGTGGACGTGTTGGTGAAGTGCACTCACCAGATAACTCAATCGCTTTCCAAGTGGTTCAACCAGGACAAAAAGTTGCTGGTGCAACAAACCCAGAACAATTATTTGCAGCAGGATATAGTGCTTGTTTTAATGGTGCATTAAGTGCTGTAATGGCTGAGCGTAATATTGAAGGTAAGGCTGTTATTTCAGCTAATGTTTCATTATATGCAGTTAGCGACCGTAAATTACCAGATGTAAAATTAGGTGTTGCTATCGAGGGAGCTATCGAAGGTGTTGACTTAGAAACAGCGCAAGCATTATTAGATGAGGCACATCAAGTATGTCCGTACTCACGTGCAGTAGACGGTAATATTGAAGTGACTGTTAAAGCAGTAGCATCAATTTAA
- a CDS encoding DUF1836 domain-containing protein encodes MSSAKLPSWNALPDLELYLDQVLLYVNQVVAPHISTKKDNLTASMVNNYVKHHYIAKPVKKKYNKEQLAYLIAISLFKEIFAIQDLAHIIQKLSTLYDIHTLYDSLVQAINGDVQTEIDPLIISASQTFLLHQQTKQLAHQLGVLS; translated from the coding sequence ATGTCTTCTGCAAAACTACCTTCATGGAATGCACTACCTGACTTAGAATTATATTTAGATCAAGTATTGCTCTATGTTAATCAAGTCGTTGCACCACATATTTCAACTAAAAAAGACAATTTAACAGCTTCAATGGTAAATAATTATGTAAAGCATCATTATATTGCTAAACCCGTTAAAAAGAAATACAACAAGGAACAACTGGCTTACTTAATTGCTATTTCTTTATTTAAAGAAATCTTTGCAATTCAAGATTTAGCCCATATTATTCAAAAATTAAGCACTCTATACGATATACATACGCTTTATGATTCACTGGTACAAGCGATTAATGGCGATGTCCAAACAGAAATAGATCCTTTAATTATTTCAGCTAGCCAAACATTCTTACTACATCAACAAACCAAACAATTAGCACATCAATTGGGGGTACTATCATGA
- a CDS encoding hemolysin III family protein, with amino-acid sequence MRRQYKFSTPLSFAEEVANSVTHGIGALAMLILLPISANYAFQHYDVKAVVGFSIFIISLFLMFLSSTIYHAMGYGTTQKYVCRIIDHSMIYVAIAGSYTPVALSLVGGWLGYTIIVIQWGITLFGIFYKIFAREINERFSLALYLIMGWLVILIVPVVLKNATMTFSLLMLAGGVAYTIGAIFYARKRPYAHMIWHLFILLASVMQYIAIVYFML; translated from the coding sequence ATGAGACGTCAATATAAATTTAGCACACCTTTATCATTTGCTGAAGAAGTCGCCAATAGTGTGACACATGGAATAGGGGCACTAGCCATGCTGATTCTATTACCTATTTCAGCCAATTATGCCTTTCAACATTATGATGTAAAAGCTGTAGTCGGATTTTCAATCTTTATTATCAGCTTATTCTTGATGTTTTTATCTTCTACCATTTATCACGCAATGGGTTATGGAACAACGCAAAAATACGTTTGTCGAATCATCGACCACAGCATGATTTATGTAGCAATCGCCGGAAGTTACACACCTGTCGCCCTATCATTAGTAGGTGGGTGGCTCGGTTACACGATTATTGTGATTCAATGGGGGATTACCTTATTTGGAATCTTCTATAAAATTTTTGCCAGAGAAATTAATGAACGCTTTAGTTTAGCACTCTATTTAATTATGGGCTGGTTAGTTATTTTAATTGTCCCAGTTGTATTGAAAAACGCCACAATGACATTTAGTTTGTTAATGTTAGCCGGTGGTGTAGCCTATACGATTGGAGCTATTTTTTACGCACGCAAACGTCCCTACGCACACATGATTTGGCATTTATTCATTTTACTTGCATCAGTTATGCAATATATTGCGATTGTCTATTTTATGTTATAA
- a CDS encoding phosphocarrier protein HPr, producing the protein MEKKEFHVVAETGIHARPATLLVQTASKFSSDLNLEYKGKSVNLKSIMGVMSLGVGQGADVTITAEGADEAEAIAAVAETMKNEGLAN; encoded by the coding sequence ATGGAAAAGAAAGAATTTCATGTAGTAGCTGAAACAGGAATCCACGCACGTCCTGCAACTTTATTAGTGCAAACTGCGAGCAAGTTTTCTTCAGATTTAAACTTAGAGTATAAAGGTAAATCAGTTAACTTAAAATCAATCATGGGCGTTATGTCTTTAGGTGTTGGTCAAGGTGCTGATGTTACGATTACAGCTGAAGGTGCTGATGAAGCAGAAGCAATCGCAGCAGTTGCTGAAACAATGAAAAATGAAGGTTTAGCGAATTAA
- the metA gene encoding homoserine O-succinyltransferase, giving the protein MPITLKDDFPAKAILKQEDIFAINDERAKHQDIRPLKFIILNLMPNKIDTETQLLRLISQSPLQIEVDFLRISTHEHKNTSLGHLSKFYYTFEEIRQHRYDAMIITGAPVETLPFEQVDYWNELQEIMDWSQNHTTSTLHICWGAQAGLYHHYQVDKVQYDKKLFGVYPSHLLKPHRLFRGFDDQFMVPQSRYTGLNIEQLKKAPVHMIDNHQAFGPSILISDDDHNIFILGHWEYDTHSLDGEYQRDQAKGMDTAEPEHYYLQNQPMNTWRSHAYLFYHNWINDVYQSTHYRLEDIDGTPM; this is encoded by the coding sequence ATGCCAATTACATTGAAAGATGATTTTCCAGCGAAAGCTATTTTGAAACAAGAAGATATTTTTGCGATTAATGACGAAAGAGCGAAACATCAAGATATTCGCCCGTTGAAATTTATTATTTTAAATTTAATGCCGAATAAAATTGATACGGAAACACAATTATTGCGTTTAATTAGTCAAAGTCCATTGCAAATAGAAGTTGATTTTTTGCGTATTTCAACGCACGAACATAAAAATACAAGTTTAGGGCATCTGTCCAAATTTTATTATACGTTTGAAGAGATACGACAACACCGTTATGATGCGATGATTATTACGGGGGCGCCAGTAGAAACTTTGCCATTTGAACAAGTTGATTACTGGAACGAGTTACAAGAGATTATGGATTGGAGTCAAAATCATACCACTTCCACTTTACATATTTGTTGGGGAGCTCAAGCGGGCTTATATCACCATTATCAAGTTGATAAAGTTCAGTATGATAAAAAATTATTTGGTGTGTATCCGTCACATCTATTAAAACCACATCGTCTATTTAGAGGCTTTGATGACCAATTTATGGTGCCTCAATCACGTTATACGGGTTTGAATATCGAACAACTGAAAAAAGCACCGGTGCATATGATTGATAATCATCAAGCATTTGGACCGAGCATCTTAATTTCCGATGATGACCATAATATTTTTATTTTGGGGCATTGGGAGTATGATACGCATTCTTTAGATGGTGAATATCAACGTGACCAGGCTAAAGGAATGGATACGGCTGAGCCGGAGCATTATTACTTACAAAATCAACCGATGAATACATGGCGTTCACATGCCTATTTGTTCTATCATAATTGGATTAATGACGTCTATCAATCGACACATTACCGTTTGGAAGACATAGACGGCACACCGATGTGA
- a CDS encoding glycosyltransferase produces the protein MNIGLFTDTYFPQVSGVSTSIKSLRDELVRQGHFVVIFTTTDPNAADREDETIIRLPSIPFVSFEDRRIAYAGFDKALRTARRFKLDLIHTHTEFSLGLSGLYVASRMKIPVVHTYHTLYEKYTHYILDGDLIQAKHVGALTKLFCNQVDGIIVPSEMTYAKLREYGIKSDIRVIPTGVKIPDYNELVVKSLKEQYRVQEDDVLFLSLSRLSKEKSLDKVIDAFGEIVESIPQARLLFVGDGPARQDLEMQAQATSDKIEFIGEVNHSQVSDYYQLCDIYLNASESETQGLTYLEAFANRLPIIAKRNPYLESLMPEKCFGELFDEERSLSQTAIHFHQEMKAGNITPIDTKALQAISVETFGNDVMSYYQEVSCKKKHSLFNIPDIVMPRLKNLIRDVVLGPERDSSER, from the coding sequence ATGAACATTGGATTATTTACCGATACCTATTTTCCCCAGGTGAGTGGAGTTTCGACATCCATTAAATCGCTGCGTGATGAACTGGTGCGTCAAGGGCATTTTGTGGTTATTTTTACAACAACCGATCCGAATGCCGCTGATCGTGAAGATGAAACGATTATTCGTCTTCCAAGTATTCCTTTTGTGAGTTTTGAAGATCGTCGTATCGCTTATGCTGGATTTGATAAGGCTCTACGGACGGCTCGACGTTTTAAACTTGATTTGATTCACACACACACAGAATTTTCGCTTGGTTTAAGTGGATTATATGTAGCCAGTCGTATGAAAATACCAGTGGTTCATACCTATCATACTTTGTATGAAAAATATACGCATTATATTTTGGACGGAGATTTGATTCAAGCCAAGCATGTTGGTGCATTGACAAAGTTATTTTGTAATCAAGTGGACGGAATTATTGTGCCGAGTGAGATGACGTATGCAAAATTGAGAGAATATGGGATTAAAAGCGATATTCGTGTCATTCCAACAGGGGTTAAAATACCGGACTATAATGAACTCGTTGTCAAGTCCTTAAAAGAGCAATATCGTGTACAAGAAGATGATGTACTCTTTTTATCATTATCACGCTTATCAAAAGAAAAGAGTTTAGACAAAGTGATTGACGCATTTGGTGAAATTGTAGAGTCGATTCCACAAGCTCGATTATTATTTGTTGGTGATGGGCCTGCACGTCAAGATTTGGAAATGCAAGCACAAGCTACATCGGATAAAATTGAATTTATTGGTGAAGTCAATCATAGTCAAGTTAGTGATTACTATCAATTATGCGATATTTATTTGAATGCGAGTGAATCGGAAACGCAAGGGCTAACGTATTTGGAGGCATTTGCTAATCGTCTGCCGATTATTGCTAAACGCAATCCGTATTTAGAATCGTTGATGCCAGAAAAATGTTTTGGAGAGTTGTTTGATGAGGAACGGAGTTTATCGCAGACAGCGATTCATTTTCATCAAGAGATGAAAGCTGGAAATATTACACCGATTGATACCAAAGCCTTACAGGCGATTTCGGTAGAAACATTTGGTAATGATGTGATGTCTTATTATCAAGAAGTATCCTGTAAGAAAAAGCACTCCTTATTTAATATTCCGGATATTGTAATGCCACGATTAAAAAATTTAATTCGTGATGTTGTGTTAGGACCGGAGCGAGATTCGTCAGAAAGATAA
- the rplT gene encoding 50S ribosomal protein L20 has product MARVKGGYVTRQRRKRTLKLAKGYYGAKSVLFKTAKQQVMKSYTYAYRDRRQKKRDFRRLWITRINAAARMNGISYSVLMNGLKKAGIEVNRKMLSELAINDAAAFTALVEQAKKALA; this is encoded by the coding sequence ATGGCACGTGTTAAAGGTGGATATGTTACTCGTCAACGTCGTAAACGTACATTAAAATTAGCTAAAGGTTACTATGGAGCAAAGAGCGTATTATTCAAAACTGCTAAACAGCAAGTAATGAAATCATACACTTATGCATACCGTGACCGTCGTCAGAAAAAACGTGACTTCCGTCGCTTATGGATTACACGTATCAATGCAGCTGCTCGTATGAACGGCATCAGCTACTCAGTATTAATGAATGGTTTGAAAAAAGCTGGTATTGAAGTAAACCGTAAAATGTTATCTGAATTAGCAATCAACGACGCTGCAGCTTTCACTGCATTAGTTGAACAAGCTAAAAAAGCATTAGCATAA
- a CDS encoding DUF1827 family protein, whose protein sequence is MKLIDVTNSHSDLVCRQLENTDTESVRVFSLGKSTVINTKASTHQNLVIINKQRPIREREIDFVIGKLFPNCNVKDLEILHGNNFIEIELR, encoded by the coding sequence ATGAAATTAATTGATGTTACGAATAGTCACTCCGACCTGGTATGCCGTCAACTAGAAAATACTGATACAGAATCTGTTCGTGTATTTTCTTTAGGAAAAAGTACTGTAATAAACACTAAAGCAAGTACGCATCAAAACCTTGTTATCATCAATAAACAACGTCCAATACGTGAACGCGAAATTGATTTTGTCATCGGTAAGTTATTTCCTAATTGTAATGTCAAAGATTTAGAAATTTTACATGGGAATAATTTCATTGAAATTGAATTGCGTTAA
- a CDS encoding GNAT family N-acetyltransferase, with product MIIRPIQVSDAPAIQKINAMELGYTILLEQMEERIVTLLQESNHHYLFVAEIDNQVVGYVHAQRYDSLLAEQAWLNIMALAVDAQYQGQSIGKALMSRIEMIAQQQHYGGIRLNSGSQREEAHQFYEHIGYAGDKMQRRFIKKFD from the coding sequence ATGATAATCCGACCAATACAAGTAAGTGATGCACCGGCTATTCAAAAAATTAATGCAATGGAACTAGGGTACACTATTTTGCTAGAACAAATGGAAGAGCGGATTGTTACTTTGTTACAGGAGTCCAATCATCACTATTTATTTGTAGCTGAAATAGATAATCAAGTTGTGGGTTATGTCCATGCACAACGCTATGATAGCCTACTGGCTGAACAAGCATGGCTTAATATTATGGCATTGGCAGTGGATGCTCAGTATCAAGGGCAGTCTATCGGCAAAGCGTTAATGTCAAGGATTGAAATGATTGCTCAACAACAACATTATGGAGGTATAAGGTTAAACTCAGGTTCACAACGAGAAGAGGCACATCAGTTTTATGAACATATCGGTTATGCTGGCGATAAAATGCAACGTCGCTTTATTAAAAAGTTTGACTAA
- the infC gene encoding translation initiation factor IF-3, with protein MEVDFIVKELPINEEIRARELRVIGGDGEQIGVKSLNDALTIAESFGLDLVLVSPQAQPPVARIMDYGKYRYEMQKKEKEQRKNQKIITVKEVRLSPSIEDHDYNTKLRQAIKFLESGDKVKATIRFRGRAITHKDLGRDVLEDFIEDTKEVSTVESQPKMDGRSMFIMLAPLKSAE; from the coding sequence ATGGAGGTGGACTTTATCGTTAAAGAATTACCAATTAACGAAGAAATCCGAGCACGCGAATTACGTGTGATTGGTGGAGATGGTGAACAAATCGGAGTAAAATCTCTTAATGATGCGTTAACCATTGCAGAATCTTTCGGACTTGACTTAGTATTAGTATCGCCACAAGCTCAACCACCTGTTGCCAGAATCATGGATTACGGTAAGTATCGATACGAAATGCAAAAGAAAGAGAAAGAACAACGTAAAAATCAAAAAATTATCACAGTGAAAGAAGTAAGACTGAGTCCTTCGATTGAAGACCACGATTACAACACAAAATTGCGCCAAGCAATTAAGTTTTTGGAAAGTGGCGATAAAGTAAAAGCAACTATTCGTTTTAGAGGACGTGCGATTACGCATAAAGATTTAGGACGTGATGTCTTAGAAGATTTCATTGAAGATACAAAAGAAGTATCAACTGTTGAGTCTCAACCAAAAATGGACGGGCGTAGTATGTTTATTATGCTAGCACCACTTAAATCAGCAGAATAA
- a CDS encoding O-antigen ligase family protein encodes MIKNLAILKVPIVYFIVTTCIILPFYISGPIFIGVVGYLLWLYRGEWSAFLNQSKDWWLFILFALISAILNDNLKGSLLPIVFFAFTFFVICYRKNVTLSYYRVLMKTISVLGALSSFHAIWTYWRYIQEHHYGWRYIITESNPQFRAESFFFNANYFGLFLVMTILVSVYWMTIATKCWEYACVFLMLCVMNIAVVLTASRMLIPTILVSVFLLVLLNKPKIAWILLVLGVIGLVAIIVKPSLFPRFTSLAYGFEDRFMIWENGWRIFKTRALTGRGAFAYLNLYYLFTDKADMHSHQLLIDLLANYGLIGLMLLVNALVPFIRTILRQLRARQGIKEVALIAATICAVLVHGLMDVSIVWLQTAYVFLIIVSVPIERFYDKTE; translated from the coding sequence ATGATAAAAAATCTCGCAATCTTAAAGGTGCCGATTGTTTATTTTATTGTAACTACCTGTATCATACTACCATTTTACATAAGTGGGCCGATTTTTATAGGAGTGGTCGGATATTTACTTTGGTTATATCGTGGTGAATGGTCAGCATTTCTTAACCAATCAAAAGATTGGTGGTTATTTATTTTATTTGCTTTAATAAGTGCAATATTGAATGATAATTTGAAAGGGAGCTTATTGCCGATTGTTTTTTTCGCATTTACTTTTTTTGTCATTTGTTATCGTAAAAATGTTACACTCTCGTACTATCGAGTATTAATGAAAACAATAAGTGTTCTAGGTGCATTGTCGAGCTTTCATGCGATTTGGACTTACTGGCGTTACATTCAAGAGCATCATTATGGTTGGCGATATATAATAACAGAGTCTAATCCCCAATTTCGTGCTGAGTCATTTTTCTTTAATGCGAATTATTTTGGGCTATTTTTAGTGATGACAATATTGGTAAGTGTCTATTGGATGACAATCGCAACTAAATGTTGGGAGTATGCTTGTGTATTCTTGATGTTATGTGTGATGAATATTGCAGTTGTGTTGACAGCCTCAAGAATGTTAATTCCGACGATATTAGTGAGTGTGTTTTTATTAGTCTTATTGAATAAGCCGAAAATTGCATGGATATTGCTGGTGCTAGGAGTCATTGGCTTGGTGGCTATAATTGTGAAGCCGAGTTTATTTCCACGTTTTACATCCTTAGCCTATGGCTTTGAGGACCGGTTTATGATTTGGGAGAATGGGTGGCGTATTTTTAAAACGAGAGCATTAACCGGTAGGGGAGCTTTTGCTTATTTGAACTTATATTATTTATTTACTGATAAGGCTGATATGCACTCGCATCAGTTATTAATTGATTTATTAGCGAATTATGGACTGATTGGACTGATGCTGCTAGTGAATGCGTTAGTCCCATTTATTAGAACAATTTTACGACAGTTACGAGCACGTCAGGGAATTAAAGAAGTAGCGTTAATTGCTGCTACGATATGTGCTGTTTTAGTTCATGGACTAATGGATGTTTCAATAGTCTGGTTGCAGACAGCATATGTATTTTTGATTATTGTGAGTGTACCGATTGAACGTTTTTATGACAAAACAGAATAA